One region of Streptomyces sp. NBC_00442 genomic DNA includes:
- a CDS encoding chaplin, producing the protein MSRIAKTAAVVAGAGAVALAGAGIAAADAGAEAVATNSPGVLSGNLLQVPVHVPVNLCGNSVNVAGLLNPVFGTTCVNADSHHDGGGYGG; encoded by the coding sequence ATGTCTCGTATCGCGAAGACGGCCGCCGTCGTCGCCGGAGCGGGCGCCGTGGCGCTGGCCGGTGCGGGTATTGCCGCTGCCGACGCTGGCGCCGAGGCCGTCGCGACCAACTCCCCCGGAGTCCTCTCCGGCAACCTGCTGCAGGTGCCGGTGCACGTCCCGGTCAACCTCTGCGGCAACTCGGTCAACGTCGCCGGTCTGCTGAACCCGGTGTTCGGCACCACCTGCGTCAACGCCGACTCCCACCACGACGGTGGCGGCTACGG
- a CDS encoding cytochrome P450 translates to MTHYRTAPAGRGPAADLADPAFWKLPAAQRLARFGELRDEPRPVFFTERRATRRRPEQGFYALVRHADVLKASRLPRVFASAPGVTSPEPARWVRALFGDSMVNLDGADHTRLRRIVQQAFTPRLLATTEASIQELAVRIVDDMVAERPDEFVSAVASRMSFEVICAMLGVPDADRHRIARQIDRASEHAGVRRGLGARLRSPGKGLRALARMELTVARIGRERRRHPADDLISALVRADQDGNHLTYRQLGSFFSLLLVAGVETTRNAIAHALALLTRHPAQLDLLVADFERYADGAVDEIVRHSTPIIQFRRTVVARYTMAGHTFLPGDKVMLLYASANRDASVFDDPDAFDITRDPNPHLGYGGGGPHFCLGAHLARLEIKAVLRELLTRPLAVRALGEPELGTSNFDHRVRRQHFAFDVTKP, encoded by the coding sequence GTGACCCACTACCGGACGGCCCCCGCCGGCCGCGGCCCCGCCGCCGATCTGGCCGACCCGGCGTTCTGGAAACTCCCCGCGGCCCAACGCCTCGCGCGTTTCGGGGAGTTGAGGGACGAGCCGCGCCCGGTGTTCTTCACCGAACGCCGGGCCACCCGGCGCCGCCCCGAGCAGGGCTTCTACGCCCTGGTCCGGCACGCCGACGTCCTCAAGGCGAGCCGGCTCCCCCGGGTGTTCGCCAGCGCGCCGGGGGTCACATCGCCCGAACCGGCGCGCTGGGTGCGAGCCCTGTTCGGCGACTCGATGGTCAACCTCGACGGGGCCGACCACACCCGGCTGCGCCGCATCGTGCAGCAGGCCTTCACCCCGCGCCTGCTCGCCACGACCGAGGCGAGCATCCAGGAGCTGGCCGTACGCATCGTCGACGACATGGTCGCCGAGCGGCCCGACGAGTTCGTCTCGGCGGTCGCCTCCCGGATGTCGTTCGAGGTCATCTGCGCGATGCTGGGCGTGCCCGACGCCGACCGTCACCGCATCGCCCGTCAGATCGACCGGGCCTCCGAGCACGCCGGCGTACGACGCGGCCTCGGCGCCCGCCTGAGGAGCCCAGGCAAGGGTCTGCGGGCCCTGGCCCGGATGGAGTTGACCGTGGCCCGGATCGGCCGCGAGCGGCGCAGGCACCCGGCGGACGACCTCATCTCGGCCCTGGTCCGCGCCGACCAGGACGGCAACCATCTGACGTATCGTCAACTGGGTTCGTTCTTCTCCCTGTTGCTGGTGGCCGGCGTCGAGACGACCCGCAACGCCATCGCCCACGCCCTGGCGCTCCTGACCCGCCATCCCGCTCAACTGGACCTGCTCGTAGCCGACTTCGAGCGCTACGCGGACGGCGCGGTCGACGAGATCGTGCGGCACTCCACGCCGATCATCCAGTTCCGCAGGACGGTCGTCGCGCGCTACACGATGGCGGGCCACACCTTCCTGCCGGGCGACAAGGTGATGCTCCTGTACGCGTCCGCCAACCGCGACGCCTCGGTGTTCGACGACCCGGACGCCTTCGACATCACGCGCGACCCCAACCCGCATCTCGGATACGGCGGCGGCGGCCCGCACTTCTGCCTCGGCGCCCATCTGGCACGCCTGGAGATCAAGGCCGTGCTCCGGGAACTCCTGACCCGCCCGCTGGCCGTGCGCGCGCTCGGCGAACCCGAACTCGGCACGTCCAACTTCGACCACCGCGTGCGCAGGCAGCACTTCGCATTTGATGTGACCAAGCCCTGA
- a CDS encoding glycoside hydrolase family 26 protein, whose amino-acid sequence MPTASRTAAGVFTGSGTEGIGKLAAVEKWRGRGLLRAGHTYLPGDTWSGIEGPPALLAPWSRWRRHRADRIFVLNVPMLARNEAGLPDDEVRGLLGQGARGAFDGHFRTLAERLVSLQLADSIVVLGWEMNGTTYTHRCGPDPAAWRAYWRRAVTAMRSVAGQRFRFDFAPNRGRDAVPWTACYPGDAFVDILGMDSYDQPAGMSFPDQVEEPYGLRAQVDFAARHGKPVSYPEWGLFRNGDDARYVRGMTAWFSRYRPVYQTLTDYCPHGLWECAGHPDAARAYRAH is encoded by the coding sequence ATGCCGACCGCGTCGCGGACCGCGGCGGGCGTCTTCACGGGTTCCGGCACGGAGGGCATCGGCAAACTCGCGGCGGTCGAGAAGTGGCGCGGCCGCGGGCTGCTGCGCGCGGGCCACACCTATCTGCCGGGCGACACCTGGAGCGGCATCGAGGGGCCGCCCGCGCTGCTCGCGCCCTGGTCCCGCTGGCGCCGTCACCGCGCGGACCGGATCTTCGTGCTCAACGTGCCGATGCTCGCCCGCAACGAGGCCGGCCTGCCCGACGACGAGGTGCGCGGCCTGCTCGGGCAGGGCGCGCGGGGCGCCTTCGACGGCCACTTCAGGACGCTGGCCGAACGCCTCGTGTCCCTCCAACTGGCCGACTCCATCGTCGTGTTGGGGTGGGAGATGAACGGCACCACCTACACGCACCGCTGCGGCCCCGACCCGGCCGCGTGGCGGGCGTACTGGCGTCGCGCGGTCACCGCGATGCGTTCGGTCGCGGGGCAGCGGTTCCGCTTCGACTTCGCGCCGAACCGCGGCCGGGACGCGGTGCCGTGGACCGCGTGCTATCCCGGCGACGCCTTCGTCGACATCCTCGGCATGGACTCCTATGACCAGCCCGCCGGCATGTCCTTCCCCGACCAGGTCGAGGAACCGTACGGGCTGCGGGCCCAGGTCGACTTCGCGGCCCGGCACGGAAAGCCGGTGTCGTACCCGGAGTGGGGACTCTTCCGCAACGGGGACGACGCGCGGTACGTGCGCGGGATGACCGCGTGGTTCAGCAGGTACCGGCCCGTCTACCAGACGCTGACCGACTACTGCCCGCACGGCCTGTGGGAGTGCGCGGGCCATCCCGACGCGGCGCGGGCCTATCGCGCGCACTGA